The genome window CCGTATTGTTGATGGCAAGGAAGCAGTAACCTTCCTCGTGCGTGTAAAGGAAAGCCTCGAGGATCCGGAACGTCTCGTTCTCGATCTCTGATACGGGTCCTTCGACCAAACGGGGCCGCTATTGTGTGGCCCCGGTGGTGCATCGGAATGAATTCGCTTAATCTTGTTGGCCGGGCGCGGTTTCTCGAATCCGCGGCATAGGATGAAAGGCAAAGCAAAATGGCTGATGTACCGAATTATCCGCCTGTCGAGCCACACATCTGCGTCAAGGGCGGCCTTGAAGCGATCACTTTCTACGAAAAAGCCTTCGGTGCCAAAAACACCTTCAAGCAAATGACCGAGGATGGAAAGCGCGTCATGCACGCCAATTTATCGCTGTTTGGCGGCACCATAATGATGCATGACGAGTTTCCGGAATATGGGGGCGATGTCCTTTCGCCAGCAAGCCGTGGCGGTGCGAGCGTCGCGATCAGCATCAACCTGCCGAAAGCCGCGGATGTCGACCAGGCCGTCGACCGCGCTGTCAAGGCTGGTGCAACGCTCATCATGCCCGTCGAAGACACGTTCTGGAATGCGCGCTATGGCCGCGTGAAGGACCCGTTTGGCCATGTCTGGGCGTTCAACGCGCCGCTTGGTGGAGCATGATTATGTCGCATTATCTCTACGAGCTTCTCGGCCTCATGGCGGTATTCTCGATCACGATCGTGTCGCCGGGTGCCGATTTTGCGCTTGTCGTCCGGCAGAGCATTGTGCATGGGCGGCGCAGCGCCATTATCACCAGCTTCGGCATCGGCGCATCGCTGCTGTTCCATATCAGCTACACGGTCCTCGGCCTCGGGCTTATCGTGTCGAAGTCTCTCTATCTTTTCGGCATGCTCAAATGGGCCGGTGCCGCCTATCTGTTCTATCTCGGCATCAAGGCGTTGCTGTCGTCGGCACCGGAGGCGCCATCTGAAATGGCTGAAAGCGAACCTGCCAGGCAGCTCTCTGCACTGCGCTGCTTTCTCATGGGCTTCGTCACCAATGCTCTGAATCCGAAAGCCGTGCTCTTCTTCCTGTCGCTGTTCTCGGCGCTGGTCAGCCACGAGACTCCCGTCCTGATTCAGGCGGGTTACGGCGTCGTCATGTCGACAGCATTGATTTCCTGGTTCATCGCTGTATCCATCTTTTTCACGATGCAATCCGTGCGCGACCGCTTCGTCGCCTGGGGCCGCTGGTTCAACCGCGTCACCGGGCTCGTATTCATCGGGCTTGGCGTCAAGCTTGCAAGCAGCCAAGCGAGCTAGAATATTTGATGGCTTCCCACGCTCGCCACCATCCAACACGTATTGCCGCTGTTCTCGCGGCGGCTGCTTCACTGCTTGCTACGCCGGCTTTTGCCGCGTGCACCCAGGACCGCGCCATCTACACGGACAGGGATGACGCCTATACGCTGACGTTCAAACATGTTCCGGAAGATCTGCCGGTGATGACGTCGAACGAGTTCACGATCCAGATGAACGAGAGCGATCTGAAACTGGATGGTGTGGTGATGTGGAATGAGGGCGTGGCCCGCCCCAACGGCATTGTCATGTATAAATGCCCGACCGGTGACGTCACCGGCGAAGAGTTGCAGGCGTGCACGGTCTGGCAAGGTGTCATCTATGCGTTGACGGAAGGCGCTGACGCCGACCTTTTGCCCAAGGCCAAGGAGCCCGCGGCGCAGGCATTGTTGTTGCCGGATTTTTCCAGCTCCATGAGTGGCTTCAATTTCAAACTCGAAAAACCCATCGAGACTTTCCCCTGGGAGGTCTTCCGTTTCAAAGAATGTGTTCCCGAACAGTAATTTCGTGTGAGCTCCCAAAAGAAGGAATCAATCATGGCATATGATGTCGTCGTCATCGGAACAGGTCCGGGCGGCTATGTGTGCGCGATCAAGGCCGCGCAGCTCGGCTTGAAGACCGCGGTGATCGAGAAGCGCGCTACTTTTGGCGGAACCTGCCTCAATATCGGCTGCATCCCCTCAAAGGCACTGCTGCATGCTTCGGAAGTGTTCCATGAGGCCGGCCATTCCCATGCCACGCTCGGTGTCGATGTTGGCACCCCCAAGCTCAACCTGAAGGCGATGCTCGCTCACAAGGATGCAACGGTTGAATCGAACGTCAACGGTGTCGCTTTCCTGTTCAAAAAGAACAAGATCGATTCATTCATGGGCACTGGTAAGGTCGTTGCCGCCGGCAAGGTTTCGGTAACCGCCGAAGACGGCTCGGTCCAGGAAATCGAGACGAAGAATATCGTTATCGCAACCGGTTCCGACGTTGCGGGCATTCCTGGTGTGAATGTCGACTTCGACGAGAAAATCATCGTGTCTTCGACAGGTGCGCTGGAATTCGCAAAGGTTCCGGAACATCTCGTTGTGGTCGGCGGTGGCGTCATCGGCCTTGAACTCGGTTCCGTCTGGAGCCGCCTTGGATCGAAGGTAACTGTGGTGGAATTCCTCGACAAGATTCTCGGACCCATGGACGGCGATGTGTCGCGGCAGTTTCAGCGCATGCTGGAAAAGCAGGGCATCGAGTTCAAGATGGGTGCGAAGGTCACCGGCGTCGAAAAGTCGGGCAAGGGCGCGAAGGTCACGTTCGAGCCGGTCAAGGGTGGCGATGCGGAAGTGATCGACGCCGATGTGGTGCTCGTGTCCACCGGCCGCAAGCCCTATACGGACGGTCTTGGCCTGAAGGAAGCCGGGGTTGCTGTGGACGATCGCGGCCGGGTCGCCATCAATGATCATTGGCAGACCAATGTTCCCGGCATTTACGCCATTGGCGATGTCGTAGAGGGGGCGATGCTGGCACACAAGGCTGAAGATGAGGGTATTGCAGTCGCCGAAATCCTCGCCGGGCAGGTTGGACACGTCAATTACGACGCGATCCCCAGCGTGGTCTACACCCAGCCGGAAGTTGCCTCTGTCGGCAAGACCGAGGAAGAGCTGAAGGCGGCGGGTATCGAATACAAGGCCGGCAAATTCCCATTCACGGCCAATGGCCGGGCGCGCGCCATGTTGCACACCGACGGTTTCGTCAAGATACTCGCCGACAAGGCAAGCGACCGCGTCCTTGGCGTGCACATTGTCGGTTATGGCGCTGGCGAAATGATCCACGAGGCAACCGTACTGATGGAATTCGGCGGCTCATCGGAAGATCTGGCGCGCACGACGCATGCGCACCCGACCATGTCGGAAGCCGTGCGTGAAGCAGCTCTCGCCACGTTCTTCAAACCGATCCATATGTGATTTTCCAGCGTATTGTATGGAAAAGGCCCGGAATTCCGGGCCTTTTTTGTATTCTGGCGTACAGTATTCGTTACTGAGCAGGAGCCGGAGCCGGTGTTGTGGGCGCTGGCGTTGTTGACGGCGCCGGAGCAGGCTCAGCGGGAGCCGGAGCTTTCGGTGCCGGGGCCATCGCATCAGGTGCTGCGGGGGCTGCCGGGGCAGGCGCCTCACTCGTCGGGGCTGGCGGAGCTGGAGCATCCATCTCGGCGCCGCTGCGGTTCAGGTAATAATAGCCGCCGACGACCAGCGCAGCGATGAGGATGCCAGCAATCAGAAAGCCACTGCCGCCGCCCGACTTGATCACAGTGGTTTTAGGATTCGTCGGATCGGTTTCCATGGGCCGCTGCTGCAAGTTTGGATCATAGGTCATTTTGTGTCCTCCGTGACATTCCTTTACACAAGGATGTACGAATAACGGCTATTTCGCCATTAGGTTCCAGAATATCCCGAAATTATGGAGATGTCTTCGGCACACGAGCGTGTATATACGTGGGTCTTGTGGATAAATACTTGCCCAGAGGCTCATTGAGCTGTGAGTGTATAGCCCTTGTTTTTGAGCAGTGCGACGAGACCTTGCTCTCCCGGCAGATGCAAGGCACCCACCGCTATGAATGCATTGCCTCTGTCGACAATCGGAACAGCCCGGTCCGCCATGGTCCGGTTGCGGGCATTGACCATTTTCTCCTCGAATTCGGCGTAATTCTTGCCGCTTTCGGTTCCGTCGGGAGACACCGAGCGCATCAGCGGGAAGATCATGCCAATCTGGCCTTGCGTGTAGAGCACGGTCATTGTTTCAAACACGTCGGGTAGTTTCGGCCCCAGCGTCAGGGTTTCGATCAGCCCGTCGATGTGGAACTGTGCCGGCAGCGAGGCCATGGCACTCAGCTGATCCTTGATGGTTTCGAGGCCTGCAATCTGCTTGCCGCGGCTCCTGGCCTCCTCGGCCAGCTTGATATCAAGAAAGTTCGTGCCTTCCTTCTTGCGCGCGAATTCGCAGGCTGGCATGGCAAGCATGCTAGTGAGCATCCATGGCTGCATGCGGTTGACCGCTGCAAGGGAGATTCCGCGTTCGGAAAGTGCGGATCTGACGGTCTCCAGCTTGTCCTTGGGAATGAGTTTGTCGAGTGTGGTGCCATCGGTGAACATCATCAGATCGGGCGTCTCCGCCATGACCTTCATTGGCGCTTTCGGGTCGAGTACTTCGTCCGTTTCGATGACGATCGTATCGGCTCCCTGATAGGCGGCTTCCGCGGCGTCGGAAAGCTTCAGCACGCGCGGATCGGTCAGATGCATGGTACCGAACAGGAAGGAGGGTTTCACGCCAGGCTTTTCGATCTTCCAGAGCAGTCCCTTGCCGTTTTCAGTTTCCGCCGCTTCCTTGCGCAGGGCGTTGAGCTTGGCCGGGTCGGTTTTCGCCATCTCCGCGATCAGATCGTGACCGCCGCAGGCAATCTCCTCGGCGCGGACGCGCGTTGCGCTGAAGGCGACAGCCAGAAACGAAGCCAGCAGCAGCCAGCTCAGCGCCAGGCAAAGCCTGAGAAGGCCATCGGCAATGCGATCAAGCGCGGGGAAAATATCTTTGTCGTTCATGCCCGGTTTCTATCCATATGCCTGCGCAGAAAGCGTTAATCTCCTCCCGCAAATTGTCTGTAGTGTGAACTTCAGGCGCGGGGGTGCGCCTTGTCGTAGATTTCCATCAATCGTTCCGTATCGACGCCGGTATAGACCTGCGTGGTCGACAGGCTGGCGTGGCCAAGCAATTCCTGGATGGTGCGCAGGTCACCGCCGCGACCGAGCAGGTGCGTGGCGAAGGAATGGCGCAGCGCATGCGGCGTTGCCGTATCCGGCAGGCCGAGTGCGCCTCGCATTTTCTGCATGTCACGCTGGATGATGGCCGAATGCAATTCGCCGCCGCGCGCCCCGCGAAACAGCGGCTTGCCCTCTTCCAGCGCATAAGGGCAGAGTTTGCGATATTCAGCGACAACGCGATGCACGATCGGCAGCAGGGGCACCATGCGGGTTTTCCCGCCCTTGCCGGTAATGGGAATGGAACGCGCATCCGGATCGGTCAGCGCCCCGCCATCGAGACCGAGCGCTTCGGAAATGCGCAGGCCGCATCCATAGAGCAGGGTCAGCACGGCGGCATTGCGAGCGGCGATCCATGGCTCTTCGTTGAGCTGTTCGCCAGTTTCGACCACGCGGCGCGCGTCGACCATGGTCAGCGGCTTCGGCAGGGATTTCGGCTGGCGCGGCGCGCGCATGGCGATCGAGGCTGCGGCATTGGCCATGCCCTGCTTTTCCAGATGGCGCAGGAAGGAGCGTATGCCCGCAAGTCCACGCCCAAGTGTACGAGCTCCGGCGCCATCATTGCGGCGCCGGGCCAGGAACGAGCGAAGATCGGCAATGCGCAGCGTCGCCACGTCCTTCAGCGCCGGCGGCTCGCCCAAATGGCCGGTGAGGAACTGGAAGAACTGGCGCGTGTCGCGCTCATAGGCTTCCAGCGTGTTCGCTGCCAAGCGCCGCGTATTCTTCAGCGATTTCAGCCAATTCTCGCGCGCGTCGATCAGGTCGGCTCTGGCGGAAACCAGGAATTGTTCGGTTTGCGGCTGGACGCCCATGGCATCGCTCCTCAGGTTTTATCGCCCGGACAATGGCATGCCAGTCGTTACAGAGTCGTTTCGTCCTTGGTTTTGCCCGGGCTTTGCTCTAATTCGGGCTAAAGCGTAAAAATGGAAGAATCCCATGGCAAAGTTGAATGATCCGGTGCAGTTGGCGGTGATCGGTGCAGCGCACGGAACCCGCGGCGAATTGCGCGTGAAAACATTTACCGGCGATCCGATGGCGCTGGCTGACTACGGCCCGCTTTACGACGTGACCGGCAGGGCTTTCGAGGTGCTGGACATTCGTCCGTCCAAGACCGTTGTCGTCGTGCGCTTTCGCGGCGTAAATGACCGCAATATGGCCGAGGCGCTGAATGGTACGACCCTGTTCATCGAACGGTCGCAGTTGCCCCAGGATCTCGACGAGGACGAATATTACCATTCCGATCTGATTGGGCTGGAGGCCATAGATGCGGAAGGCAAAAAGCACGGCAAGGTATCGGCCATGTTCGACTTCGGCGGCGGCGATCTTCTTGAGCTCACCGTTCCCGGCAAACGTCCCATGCTGATCCCGTTCACGCTGGCCGCCGTGCCGCAGGTTGACGTCAAGGCCGGTCACATCGTGATCGATCCTGCCGCGGCTGGTCTCATCCCCGACGAGAATGAGGACGAGGAACGCCGCCGCCAGCTCGGCGGCGAAGGCGACGGGAAAAAGCAGTCATGACAACGGAAGAGGGCAGCTTTCGCGCCACGGTGCTGACGCTCTATCCGGAAATGTTTCCGGGGCCGCTCGGCGTGTCGCTTGCAGGTAAAGCATTGCAGGACGGCGCGTGGTCGCTGCAAACAGTGCAGATCCGCGAGTTCGCTACCGACAAGCACCGCATGGTCGACGATACGCCAGCTGGCGGCGGCGCCGGCATGGTGATGAAGCCGGATGTGCTGGCACGCGCCGTCGATCATGTGGCCGACGGGCGGCCGAAACTGTTCATGAGCCCGCGTGGCAAGCCGCTTACGCAGGCACGGGTGCGCGAGTTGGCGGCCGGTTCCGGCGTTGTCCTGCTTTGTGGACGTTTCGAAGGGGTTGACGAGCGGTTGATCGAAGCCCGGGATTTCGAAGAAGTATCGATCGGCGACTATATTCTCTCCGGCGGCGAAACCGCGGCGATTGTCGTTCTCGATGCGATCGTCCGGCTGTTGCCCGGTGTCATGGGCAATGCCCTGTCCGGCGAGACGGAAAGTTTCGAAACCGGGCTACTGGAGCATCCGCACTATACCAAACCGCAGGAATGGGAAGGACGCCGCATTCCGGATGTGCTTCTGTCCGGCAATCATGGGGCGATCGACAAGTGGCGGCGCGGGGAAGCAGAACGGTTGACGCGGGAACGGCGGCCTGATCTTTGGGAAGCACATAAAGCGCCTTCAAAAAAATAGGCGGCAAAAAGAATCGCCATCGGAGGTGACAAACCGGCTTTTATGGTGTATTTGCCCGCCAACTCGGGAAAAACCCGAATCCATTAATCAATGAATGGTGAATTCGCTCCTGCCTCGTCAGAGGCATAGAAATGCGGCCAAAGTTGCTGCGTTTCGAGTGTTGAGCGCTCTGACTGTTCGAGAAGACAAGAAAAGGATGAAGACGATGACCGTCGAGATTATTCGTCAGCTCGATCTCGAGCAGAGAGCAAAAATCGAAGCAAAGCGCACGCTTCCGGATTTCCGCCCAGGCGACACGGTTCGTGTCAATGTCCGCGTGACGGAAGGTACCCGTACCCGCGTTCAGGCCTATGAAGGCGTTTGCATCGCCCGTAACGGCGCTGGCATCAACGAGAACTTCACTGTTCGCAAGATTTCCTACGGTGAAGGCGTCGAGCGCGTATTCCCGATCATTTCACCACTGGTTGAAGGCGTAGAAATCGTGCGTCGCGGCAAGGTTCGCCGTGCGAAGCTCTACTATCTGCGCGGCCTCACCGGCAAGGCAGCCCGCATTGTGGAGAAGAAAGACAACCGCAAGAACAAGACTGCTGTTCCGACCACCGGCGCTGCCGAGGTGGTAACAGAAGCAACGGTTGCCAAGGCGCCTGCCGCTGAATAAGCGCGGTTCCTGACAATTTGAAAAGGCGGTCTTCGGGCCGCCTTTTTTATTTGTGACGCGAAAATCTTCTCCGGCTGCACACATCGAGGGTACAGACATGCTTGCGGGGATTGACGCGCCGGTGACAAGGTGAAATCAGTTTCCGACGCAAACACGCGACAGGGGTTTGAGATGAACTTGCGATCCGTTCTTTTGGCGGGACTTATGCTCGCCGTGGCGCCATTTTCCGCATCGGCTGCCGACTTGCCTGATCTCGGCGGCAAACAAGTTACCGTGGTGACGGAAAACGCCTATCCACCCCTGCAATTTGTCGATCCGAAGACCGGTAAGCCTGTCGGTTGGGAATATGATGCGATGAACGAGATCGCCAAGCGGTTGAACTTCAAGGTCGAATATCTCAACACCAGCTGGGATGCGATGATCCAGGCCGTATCCGACAATCAGTATCAGATCGGCATGACCGGCATCACCATCAACGACGAACGCAAGCAGAAGGTCGATTTCTCGGAACCTTACATGCGCTCGGAACAGTTCATGCTGGTGCGCAGTGACGAGAAGCGTTTCGCCGATCCCAAGAGCTTTGCCGAATTGAAGGATGCGCTTGTCGGTGCGCAGCCGGGCACGACCAATTTCTATGTCGCCGTCTACAATGTCCTCGATGGCAATGAGCAGAATCCGCGTATCAAGCTGTTCGAGACCTTTGGCGCGACCATCCAGGCGCTGAAGACCGGCGACGTCGATCTTGTCCTGACCGACAGTACGGCCGGCAAGGGTTACGTCGATGCATCCGGCGGTGCGTTGAAGCTGATCGGCGGGCCGCTTGGCGCCGAGGATTTCGGCTTCATCTTCCCCAAGGGCTCGGATATCGTTGCGCCGGTCAATGCGGCCATCGCAGGGCTCAAGGCCGACGGAACATTCGACGCGCTCAACAAGAAGTGGTTCCTCGACTACAAGCTTGGCCAGTAAGCTGAAAGGTGTCCGATAACGCTCAGAACAGGGGACCGTCCGAGAAGAAGGACTTTCCATGGTGGTTGCTCGTCGCCGTAGCGATCGCCGTTGTGCTGGGCGTTGCCATCCTTGTCAGCCCCATCTACGGACAGGTCTTCTCCACGGTATCGCAGGGTATCTGGATTACGGTCTGGGTCTCGCTTCTAGCCTTCTTCCTCGCCTCGACCCTCGGTTTGCTTCTGGCAGTGATGAGCCTGTCGGAGCATATTGCCGTGAGACAGATCGCACGCTTCTATGTAGAGATCGTGCGCGGTATCCCTCTGCTTGTGCTGCTGTTCTACATTGCCTTTGTCGGCGCCCCGGCGGTTGTCGCGCTGTGGAACTTCGTCACGCAGCCACTGCAGACTTCAGGCGTTCTTGACCCGCTGCAGGTTCGGGATTTTTCGCTGCTCTGGCGCGCCATCGTCGCCCTCATGCTCGCCTATGCGGCGTTTCTTGCCGAGATTTTTCGCGCTGGCATCCAGGCCGTGGACCAAGGCCAGATCGAAGCTGCAAAGGCGCTGGGACTGAAGCGTTTTCCGCGGTTCCGCCTCATTATCATGCCCCAGGCGATCCGCACCATCCTGCCGCCCTATGGCAATGACTTCATCTCGATGGTGAAGGATTCCTCACTCGTCTCCGTGCTTGGCGTGGTCGATGTCACGCAGATGGGCAAGGTCTATGCCTCCGGCTCCTTCCGCTTCTTTGAGACCTATTCCGTCATCGCCTATGTCTACCTGATCCTGACGATCAGCCTGTCGCTGTGTCTGCGCTGGGTAGAACGGCGCCTGGGCCGGACTGAGCGTGGATGATAAACTGGTCTTGCGGTCAGATGTTGTCGAGCCACGCAATTCTGCGGCCAAAGAGCGGCGCATTGTCGCCGGAATATTACTTTTTTCGCTTGTTTCTTGACGTAAGTGAGCCTCGAGTGCATATGTCCACGAAATAATCGAAAAGCACAAAACCGTGCCGAGGATATCGCTATGACTGCGCCACGTACACTCTATGACAAGATATGGGATGACCATCTGGTCGATCAGCAGGATGACGGCACGTGCCTCCTCTATATTGATCGCCATCTTGTGCATGAAGTGACCAGCCCCCAGGCTTTCGAGGGCCTGCGTGTGACCGGCCGCAAGGTCCGTCACCCGGAAAAGACACTGGCCGTGGTTGACCACAACGTGCCGACCTCACCGGACCGGGTCAATGGTATCAAGAATGAGGAAAGCCGCATTCAGGTCGAGGCGCTTGCCAAGAACGCTGCGGATTTCGGCGTCGAGTATTACTCCGAGAAGGATATACGTCAGGGCATCGTCCACATCATCGGACCGGAGCAGGGCTTCACCCTGCCGGGCATGACCATTGTCTGCGGCGACAGCCACACCTCCACGCACGGTGCCTTTGGTGCGCTGGCGCATGGCATCGGCACATCGGAAGTCGAGCACGTTCTCGCAACCCAGACACTGATCCAGTCGAAAGCCAAGAACATGCTGGTGCGTGTTGATGGGGTCCTGCCGGCTGGCGTTACCGCCAAGGACATCATCCTTGCCATCATCGGTGAGATCGGCACCGCAGGCGGCACCGGCTATGTCATCGAATATGCTGGCGAAGCCATTCGAGCGCTTTCGATGGAAGGCCGCATGACCATCTGCAATATGTCGATTGAAGGCGGTGCGCGCGCCGGTCTTATTGCACCGGACGAGACGACATTCGCCTATGTCAAGGACAAGCCCCGTGCGCCCAAGGGTGAAGCATGGGATATGGCGCTTGATTACTGGAAGACGCTGCAGAGTGACGAAGGCGCACATTTCGACAAGATTGTCGTTCTGAACGCCGCCGACCTGCCACCGATCGTTTCCTGGGGCTCTTCGCCGGAAGACGTGATTGCAATCACTGGCGCCGTGCCAAATCCGGACGACATCGCCGATGAGACGAAGCGCAGTTCCAAGTGGCGTGCGCTCGACTATATGGGCCTGAAGCCCGGTACGCCGATGACCGATATCAAGCTAGACCGCGTTTTCATCGGCTCGTGCACCAATGGCCGCATCGAGGATCTGCGCGAAGTCGCCAAGGTCGTTGAAGGCCGCAAAGTCAGCGAAACGGTCGATGCAATGATCGTTCCAGGGTCAGGCCTCGTCAAGGAACAGGCGGAAGCCGAAGGCCTCGACAAGATTTTCAAGGCAGCCGGGTTCGACTGGCGCGAGCCGGGCTGTTCCATGTGCCTTGCCATGAATGACGACCGCCTGAAGCCGGGTGAACGCTGCGCCTCGACCTCGAACCGCAATTTCGAGGGCCGCCAGGGCTTCAAAGGCCGCACGCATCTTGTGTCGCCAGCCATGGCAGCCGCTGCGGCGATTGCCGGCCACTTCGTCGACATCCGCGAGTGGAAATAAGCACCCTTATCTCTCCCACAAGGGGAGAGATAATCGGCATTGGCCGCCCACACTACGTATTTCACCGTCCGCGATAGGCCGGAACACCCTGGTCCGGCAGCCAAAGGCCTTCCGGCACCGGACCGGTTTGCCAGAAAACGTCGATCGGAATGCCGCCGCGCGGATACCAGTAGCCGCCAATGCGTAGCCACAAGGGCTTGACCGCCTCGACGATGCGCTTGCCGATGCTGACCGTGCAGTCCTCGTGAAAAGCGCCGTGATTGCGGAAACTGCCAAGAAACAACTTCAGCGATTTGGATTCAACCAGACTCTGGTCCGGCGCATAGTCGATCACCAAATGGCCAAAATCCGGCTGGCCGGTGACAGGGCAAAGCGAGGTGAATTCCGGGCAAGCAAAGCGTGCAAGAAAAAGTGTCCCCGCCTGCGGGTTGGGGACGGCATCGAGCGTGGCCTCATCCGGATGCTGCGGGATTTTCACATCCTTGCCAAGCATGGTTGCCTGTTCTGCATAGTGACTCATGCTGCTGTCCTTTCCATCTCGAATTCGCCCTGATACTCGCAACCTTCGCCGCAAGTATCACGGTAAACGCCGACCTGAGCCAGGCCGGGTAGAGCCGGTGCAAAGTGCCGCCACAACCACATGGCAATATTCTCTAGCGTCGGCGTTTCCAGGCCCTTGATCTCGTTGAGGTACCGGTGATCGAGCTGCTCGACCGCGCTGTCGAAAGCGCTCTTCACAGCGCCAAGATCAGAAATGAGGCCGGTCCTGCTATCAGGTTTTCCTTCCAGCGTTACGCGTACGCGGAAGCTGTGTCCGTGCAGACGCGTATTGATGTGTCCGTCAGGAAATATGTGCGGCAGATGATGTGCCGCTTCGAACGTGAATTCGTTGAAGATTCTCATGAGTGCTCCGTCAGCTCTGGCGCAATACAGGCGCCCGCTAAAGCAATTCCAGCAAAAGTGTGTAACGGTTTTGCGTCCGGAATTGCGGTAAACAACGAGCTCGCCCTCAGGGCAAGCCGATCAGTTTATGTGTCTGCGTGCTCAGCCGCCAAAGCGGATGGGCGAGGCAATAGGCCGCTGCAGATGCCACATGCGATGCGGTTTGCGCCGGATCACCGATGACGTCAAGAGGTTGCAAATAGAAATGCTCGAAGGAAAGCTGCTCGAAGCGCGATGGATGCGTCTCGGGCTCCTTTTGCGGAAAGACGAGCTTGAGCTCGTTGCCGCTGGTCTGGACAAGCGGCGCTGCCGCTTTGGGCGAGACGCAAATCCAGTCGAGCCCGGACGGCGCCGCGATGGTGCCATTGGTCTCGACGCCAATTTCGAAACCGCGCGCATGAAAGGCGTCGATGAGCGGCGCATCGAGCTGCAGCAGCGGTTCGCCGCCGGTGCAGATGACATAGGGCTTGCCGCCCGATCTATCTGCATCGGGCCATTGCGCCGCCACCGCATCGGCCAGAGCTTCAGCGGTCTTGAACTTGCCGCCGCCCGGGCCG of Phyllobacterium zundukense contains these proteins:
- a CDS encoding amino acid ABC transporter permease; translated protein: MSDNAQNRGPSEKKDFPWWLLVAVAIAVVLGVAILVSPIYGQVFSTVSQGIWITVWVSLLAFFLASTLGLLLAVMSLSEHIAVRQIARFYVEIVRGIPLLVLLFYIAFVGAPAVVALWNFVTQPLQTSGVLDPLQVRDFSLLWRAIVALMLAYAAFLAEIFRAGIQAVDQGQIEAAKALGLKRFPRFRLIIMPQAIRTILPPYGNDFISMVKDSSLVSVLGVVDVTQMGKVYASGSFRFFETYSVIAYVYLILTISLSLCLRWVERRLGRTERG
- the leuC gene encoding 3-isopropylmalate dehydratase large subunit → MTAPRTLYDKIWDDHLVDQQDDGTCLLYIDRHLVHEVTSPQAFEGLRVTGRKVRHPEKTLAVVDHNVPTSPDRVNGIKNEESRIQVEALAKNAADFGVEYYSEKDIRQGIVHIIGPEQGFTLPGMTIVCGDSHTSTHGAFGALAHGIGTSEVEHVLATQTLIQSKAKNMLVRVDGVLPAGVTAKDIILAIIGEIGTAGGTGYVIEYAGEAIRALSMEGRMTICNMSIEGGARAGLIAPDETTFAYVKDKPRAPKGEAWDMALDYWKTLQSDEGAHFDKIVVLNAADLPPIVSWGSSPEDVIAITGAVPNPDDIADETKRSSKWRALDYMGLKPGTPMTDIKLDRVFIGSCTNGRIEDLREVAKVVEGRKVSETVDAMIVPGSGLVKEQAEAEGLDKIFKAAGFDWREPGCSMCLAMNDDRLKPGERCASTSNRNFEGRQGFKGRTHLVSPAMAAAAAIAGHFVDIREWK
- the queF gene encoding preQ(1) synthase: MLGKDVKIPQHPDEATLDAVPNPQAGTLFLARFACPEFTSLCPVTGQPDFGHLVIDYAPDQSLVESKSLKLFLGSFRNHGAFHEDCTVSIGKRIVEAVKPLWLRIGGYWYPRGGIPIDVFWQTGPVPEGLWLPDQGVPAYRGR
- a CDS encoding 6-pyruvoyl trahydropterin synthase family protein → MRIFNEFTFEAAHHLPHIFPDGHINTRLHGHSFRVRVTLEGKPDSRTGLISDLGAVKSAFDSAVEQLDHRYLNEIKGLETPTLENIAMWLWRHFAPALPGLAQVGVYRDTCGEGCEYQGEFEMERTAA
- the queE gene encoding 7-carboxy-7-deazaguanine synthase; the protein is MTYAVKEIYLTLQGEGNHTGRAAVFMRFAGCNLWSGLERDREEAVCQFCDTDFIGVNGPGGGKFKTAEALADAVAAQWPDADRSGGKPYVICTGGEPLLQLDAPLIDAFHARGFEIGVETNGTIAAPSGLDWICVSPKAAAPLVQTSGNELKLVFPQKEPETHPSRFEQLSFEHFYLQPLDVIGDPAQTASHVASAAAYCLAHPLWRLSTQTHKLIGLP